Proteins encoded by one window of Bryobacteraceae bacterium:
- a CDS encoding pyrroloquinoline quinone-dependent dehydrogenase: MRRRLTLLLLAAPLLPAQEWRYYGGDSGGMRYSPLKQITPANVARLKVAWKFKTGEVSDGKTLPVRSTFEATPLVIDGVMYVTTPFNRLVALDPETGKQLWAFDPKLDLERPYNLYINRGAAYWSDGKKKRLFYGTLDARLFSIDASTGEPDPAFGDKGAVALRPGVADKFPTRGYGMTSPPAVYKNLVICGALASDGEPRGPAGDVRAFDAVTGKLVWQFHVIPREGEFGNDTWAGDSWKDRGGANAWSILSVDQRRGIVFLPLTSPSTDLYGGDRKGANLFGDSLVALNAATGERRWHFQTIHHNIWDYDLPAQPALITVRPSGKSVDAVAQITKTGFVFTFNRATGEPIFPIEERKAPPSEVPGEEAWPTQPFPTKPPPFTRQSMRPEELNDLTPEIKAFCQDLVKDAVFGGLYTPIGLKPTVLFPSTNGGANWGGGSFDPETQTLYVNSMEIGFIQRMAERPPGSIIPYRASGMRTPNSRFWTPELIPCQKPPFGFLTAIDMNRGEFRWRSVLGVIDSLEAKGIPPTGAANLGGSVVTAGGLVFIGATNDSRFRAFDKKTGKELWSARLPASAHATPATYRGRKTGKQFVVIAAGGGNKYNSTFSDELTAFALP, translated from the coding sequence ATGCGCCGCCGTTTGACCCTCCTCCTCCTCGCTGCTCCCCTCCTTCCCGCCCAGGAATGGCGCTACTATGGCGGGGACTCGGGCGGCATGCGCTACTCGCCGCTGAAGCAGATCACACCCGCCAACGTCGCGCGACTCAAGGTCGCCTGGAAGTTCAAAACAGGCGAAGTCTCCGACGGCAAAACGCTGCCGGTCCGCTCAACCTTCGAAGCCACGCCCCTGGTGATCGACGGCGTCATGTACGTCACCACGCCGTTCAACCGCCTCGTCGCCCTGGACCCGGAAACCGGAAAACAACTCTGGGCTTTCGATCCCAAACTCGACCTCGAACGCCCCTACAACCTCTATATCAACCGCGGCGCCGCCTACTGGTCCGACGGGAAGAAGAAGCGCCTTTTCTACGGCACGCTGGATGCGCGCCTGTTTTCGATCGACGCCTCCACCGGCGAACCCGACCCCGCTTTCGGCGATAAAGGCGCCGTCGCGCTGCGGCCGGGCGTGGCCGACAAGTTCCCCACCCGGGGATACGGGATGACGTCGCCTCCCGCCGTGTACAAGAACCTCGTCATCTGTGGCGCGCTGGCATCGGACGGTGAGCCGCGCGGTCCGGCCGGCGATGTCCGCGCCTTCGATGCCGTCACGGGGAAGCTCGTATGGCAGTTCCATGTGATCCCGCGCGAAGGTGAGTTCGGCAACGATACCTGGGCGGGCGATTCCTGGAAGGATCGCGGCGGAGCCAATGCCTGGTCCATCCTCTCCGTGGACCAGCGGCGCGGCATCGTTTTCCTCCCTTTGACCTCGCCCTCCACCGATCTCTACGGCGGCGACCGCAAGGGCGCCAACCTGTTCGGCGATTCGCTCGTCGCCCTCAACGCGGCCACCGGTGAGCGGCGCTGGCATTTTCAAACGATCCATCACAACATCTGGGACTACGATCTCCCTGCCCAACCGGCCCTGATTACGGTGCGGCCTTCCGGGAAATCCGTCGACGCAGTGGCGCAAATCACCAAGACCGGCTTCGTCTTTACCTTCAATCGCGCCACCGGTGAGCCGATCTTTCCCATTGAGGAGCGCAAGGCGCCGCCGAGTGAAGTGCCGGGCGAGGAGGCTTGGCCCACTCAGCCTTTCCCCACCAAACCGCCGCCGTTCACCCGCCAGTCCATGCGTCCGGAGGAGCTCAACGATCTCACGCCGGAGATAAAGGCGTTCTGCCAGGATCTCGTGAAGGACGCCGTCTTCGGAGGGCTCTACACCCCGATCGGATTGAAGCCGACGGTGTTGTTCCCTTCCACGAATGGCGGCGCCAACTGGGGCGGCGGCTCTTTCGACCCGGAAACACAGACTCTCTATGTGAATTCAATGGAAATCGGTTTCATTCAGCGAATGGCTGAACGCCCGCCGGGCTCGATCATCCCCTACCGGGCCTCCGGAATGCGCACGCCGAACTCACGATTCTGGACCCCCGAACTCATCCCCTGTCAGAAACCCCCATTCGGATTTCTAACCGCGATCGATATGAATCGCGGGGAATTCCGCTGGCGTTCGGTGCTCGGCGTGATCGATTCACTCGAGGCAAAGGGGATCCCGCCGACTGGCGCGGCCAACCTCGGCGGATCCGTGGTAACCGCCGGCGGCTTGGTTTTTATCGGCGCCACCAACGACAGCCGGTTCCGCGCGTTTGACAAGAAGACCGGCAAGGAACTGTGGTCCGCTCGGCTCCCGGCAAGCGCCCACGCCACGCCGGCCACCTACCGCGGACGCAAAACGGGCAAGCAATTCGTGGTCATCGCGGCCGGCGGCGGCAACAAGTACAACAGCACGTTCTCCGACGAACTCACCGCCTTCGCGCTTCCGTAG
- a CDS encoding response regulator, whose protein sequence is MLPKPVTIRLLLIEDSPSDIVLIQASLAESKRTRFQVETAETLEDGIAAALATRPEVVLLDLGLPDSDGLESLIRFRQQYGDGLVFVLTGLDDDDSGFQAIEYGATDYLVKSRLPTAFLGRMLRYALERRRLERELEQRRQRQRQESEVRRVESLSTAPNTATAARIYSGRPLRESHPTEFQQVLADYRSGLNGRMLDNGVAGGQDLTASAMRDLGNRLGYLRAGPRDVIDAHLLVLKEVIEGAPTLRAQVYLEEARTLVLELMGYLADYYRHHGLR, encoded by the coding sequence GTGCTGCCTAAGCCCGTTACGATTCGGCTGCTACTGATCGAGGACAGTCCGAGCGACATCGTTCTCATTCAGGCATCGTTAGCCGAGAGCAAGCGCACCCGGTTTCAAGTAGAGACCGCGGAGACTTTGGAGGATGGCATCGCCGCGGCGCTCGCCACCCGCCCCGAAGTGGTTCTCCTCGATCTTGGCCTGCCGGACTCCGACGGTCTTGAATCTCTCATTCGTTTCCGGCAGCAATACGGCGACGGGCTCGTCTTCGTTCTCACTGGACTCGACGACGACGATTCCGGTTTCCAGGCGATCGAATACGGGGCCACGGATTACCTGGTGAAGAGCCGGCTGCCCACCGCTTTCCTCGGTCGAATGCTGCGCTATGCCCTCGAACGGCGGCGTCTGGAACGGGAACTCGAGCAGCGGCGGCAGCGGCAACGGCAGGAGTCGGAAGTACGGCGTGTCGAATCGCTTTCCACGGCTCCCAATACCGCCACGGCTGCGCGCATCTACTCAGGCAGGCCGTTGCGGGAGAGCCACCCCACGGAGTTTCAGCAGGTTCTGGCGGACTACCGGAGCGGCCTCAACGGCCGCATGTTGGACAATGGCGTCGCCGGTGGCCAGGATCTGACCGCATCGGCGATGCGGGATCTTGGCAACCGGCTCGGCTACCTCCGGGCGGGACCACGTGATGTTATCGATGCCCACCTGCTGGTTCTGAAGGAGGTCATCGAAGGCGCCCCAACCTTGCGGGCGCAAGTGTATCTTGAGGAGGCGCGGACCCTGGTGCTCGAACTGATGGGTTATCTCGCCGACTACTACCGGCATCACGGGCTCCGCTAG
- a CDS encoding choice-of-anchor V domain-containing protein, which yields MTIRRNLIHLCGLGFAASLATSLMAFSTGPPPARTGVPADGGATCTACHRGADVNSDTRGKLTILAKNYRPGVKQTIRVMLEHPEAMRWGFQLTARLASDESKAAGSFTPNESIRVQCGGGAPEGNCGGNTEFAEHRQVTTYAGQRNVAVWDVEWTPPAVGLGPVVFYAAGNAANNSANNQGDNIYNTNARFAEESCELTTTPRVTSIRNASFSSSDNSPFQATSPNTLITLGGTGFNAPGVNRAVEGGDISGNQFPTELGCVAVEIAGKRAPLIFVNPTQINAQTPWDAGESGTAEVRVILNPGTPREIRSEPVNLPLTDYSPGFFKLLPTPCIVATFQDGSLTGDPSLFTALPVRGAKSGDILTLYATGLGFTDPVYKSGEITGAAARARDVVSLEFNGTPVPAENILYVGSSPGSISGLFQINLRVPGGARPNSHNQLRLRVGDKLSQGDSTLLIIP from the coding sequence GTGACGATTCGCCGGAATCTGATCCACTTGTGCGGCCTGGGATTCGCCGCCTCACTCGCCACTTCTCTGATGGCTTTTTCCACCGGACCGCCGCCGGCCCGAACGGGTGTCCCAGCCGATGGCGGAGCCACGTGCACGGCCTGTCACCGCGGCGCCGACGTCAATAGCGACACCCGCGGCAAACTCACCATCCTCGCCAAGAACTACAGGCCCGGCGTCAAGCAGACGATTCGCGTGATGCTCGAGCACCCGGAGGCGATGCGCTGGGGTTTCCAATTGACCGCGCGTCTCGCCTCGGATGAGTCGAAGGCGGCCGGCTCCTTTACGCCCAACGAAAGCATCCGCGTGCAGTGCGGTGGCGGCGCTCCCGAAGGCAACTGCGGCGGCAACACCGAATTCGCCGAGCATCGCCAGGTGACCACCTATGCCGGCCAGCGCAATGTCGCCGTCTGGGACGTGGAATGGACCCCGCCGGCCGTCGGCCTCGGTCCGGTGGTGTTCTATGCCGCCGGGAACGCCGCCAACAACAGCGCGAACAACCAGGGCGACAATATCTACAACACCAACGCCCGGTTCGCTGAGGAGTCCTGCGAGCTCACCACCACGCCGCGCGTCACATCCATCCGTAACGCCAGCTTTTCCTCCTCCGACAACTCTCCGTTCCAGGCCACCTCGCCGAATACTCTGATCACTCTCGGCGGAACGGGGTTTAACGCGCCGGGCGTGAATCGCGCCGTCGAAGGCGGCGACATCTCCGGCAACCAGTTCCCCACCGAGTTGGGTTGCGTCGCCGTGGAGATCGCCGGAAAGCGCGCCCCGCTGATCTTCGTGAACCCAACGCAGATCAACGCACAAACTCCTTGGGACGCCGGTGAGTCTGGAACCGCCGAAGTGCGGGTGATTCTCAATCCGGGCACGCCACGCGAAATTCGCAGCGAACCCGTCAACCTGCCGCTCACCGATTACTCGCCGGGCTTCTTCAAGCTGCTTCCCACGCCGTGTATCGTCGCCACCTTCCAGGACGGTTCCCTTACCGGAGACCCGTCGCTGTTCACCGCCTTGCCCGTTCGCGGAGCCAAGTCCGGCGATATCCTCACCCTCTATGCCACCGGTCTCGGCTTCACGGATCCCGTCTACAAGTCGGGCGAGATCACCGGCGCCGCGGCCAGGGCTCGCGATGTGGTGTCGCTCGAGTTCAATGGCACGCCGGTTCCGGCCGAGAACATCCTCTATGTCGGCTCGTCGCCAGGGTCGATTAGCGGGTTGTTTCAGATCAATCTCCGCGTGCCCGGCGGCGCCCGGCCGAACTCGCACAATCAGCTCCGGCTGCGCGTCGGCGACAAGCTGTCGCAGGGCGACTCCACGCTGTTGATCATTCCGTAG
- a CDS encoding choice-of-anchor V domain-containing protein — protein sequence MIIGVIPILLMGHDDGADPGNTGAPGERTCAQAGCHAGTAIADRGVSINFGSQGATYTPGTPQTWTITVDGAQTAGYGFEVSARIANAGNAQAGLFEPVDSGVQVICQDGRIKSASNPCRADAAIEYPTHTTPSRTGSFMVRWTPPAAASGDIRVYVAGNAVNLNGQPTGDQVFTNSFTLTAAGPAFNAPQTRSSQPVLQAFDDSSRLSGGTWIQIFGTDFSPTTRSWAGSDFTGSQAPTSLDGVRVNVNGRPAYVSYISPTQVNAQTPTDDAVGPVEVEVINPAGSSKVTMTKTMVSPAMLEHPLWVQGSTKFVVALFPDFATFVGPTGLVQGVNTRPARPGDTIIVYGVGCGAPGGEVIATARAISAPVEFRFGNTVATGVQSFLAPGAVGLCQYNVTVPNLGAGNVAVELTVGGVATGQNLFTNIQP from the coding sequence GTGATTATCGGCGTCATCCCAATTCTTTTGATGGGCCACGACGATGGCGCGGATCCCGGAAATACGGGAGCCCCCGGAGAGCGCACCTGTGCTCAGGCAGGCTGCCATGCGGGCACAGCCATCGCAGACCGCGGGGTCAGCATCAACTTCGGATCGCAGGGCGCCACCTACACGCCGGGTACGCCGCAAACGTGGACGATCACGGTGGATGGTGCGCAGACCGCCGGGTACGGCTTTGAGGTCTCGGCCCGCATCGCCAACGCCGGCAACGCCCAAGCCGGCCTGTTCGAACCGGTCGACAGCGGCGTCCAGGTAATTTGCCAGGACGGCCGCATCAAGTCCGCTTCCAACCCCTGCCGCGCCGATGCCGCCATCGAGTACCCCACTCACACCACTCCCAGCCGCACGGGTTCGTTCATGGTCAGGTGGACCCCGCCGGCGGCCGCTTCCGGCGACATCAGGGTCTACGTCGCTGGCAACGCCGTCAACTTGAACGGCCAGCCCACCGGTGACCAGGTGTTCACCAACTCGTTCACCCTCACCGCCGCCGGCCCCGCGTTCAACGCTCCGCAGACGCGTTCGAGCCAGCCCGTGCTGCAGGCGTTCGACGATAGCAGCCGTCTGAGCGGCGGCACCTGGATCCAGATTTTCGGCACGGATTTCTCGCCCACCACCCGCTCCTGGGCAGGCAGCGACTTCACCGGCTCGCAGGCGCCCACCTCGCTCGACGGCGTCCGCGTGAACGTCAACGGCAGGCCGGCCTATGTCTCCTACATCAGCCCGACGCAGGTGAACGCGCAGACGCCAACCGACGACGCCGTCGGCCCGGTGGAAGTGGAAGTGATCAACCCCGCCGGGTCGAGCAAAGTCACGATGACGAAAACCATGGTGAGCCCCGCCATGCTCGAACATCCCCTCTGGGTGCAGGGCTCGACCAAATTCGTCGTCGCGCTCTTCCCGGATTTCGCCACCTTCGTGGGCCCAACCGGCTTGGTGCAAGGCGTGAATACACGTCCCGCCAGGCCTGGCGACACCATCATCGTCTACGGCGTCGGCTGCGGCGCGCCGGGCGGGGAAGTCATTGCCACGGCCCGCGCCATCAGCGCTCCGGTGGAGTTCCGTTTCGGAAACACGGTCGCCACCGGCGTCCAGAGTTTCCTCGCGCCCGGAGCAGTGGGCCTGTGCCAATACAACGTGACGGTCCCGAACCTCGGGGCGGGCAACGTGGCCGTTGAACTCACGGTCGGTGGCGTCGCCACCGGTCAAAATCTGTTCACCAACATCCAACCCTAG
- a CDS encoding circadian clock KaiB family protein, which translates to MGHTVLRLYITGKTLHSETAARRLQALCEKELAGTFEIEVIDVLERPQLAEDEKIVATPTLIKQLPPPIRRIIGDLSDTEKVLVGLDLVPK; encoded by the coding sequence ATGGGCCATACTGTTTTGCGTCTCTATATCACCGGTAAAACGCTGCACTCGGAGACCGCAGCCCGGCGCCTTCAGGCGCTCTGCGAAAAGGAATTGGCGGGGACCTTCGAAATCGAGGTCATCGACGTTCTGGAGCGGCCGCAGTTGGCCGAAGACGAAAAGATCGTCGCTACTCCTACGCTAATCAAGCAGCTTCCTCCACCGATTCGCCGGATCATCGGCGATCTATCCGACACGGAAAAGGTTCTCGTCGGGCTCGATCTCGTGCCCAAGTAA
- a CDS encoding DinB family protein, producing MSLAQQAAGELRATQEYFNRSTRNLTEAESAFTPTEGTFTAAEQVAHVAQTIDWFMEGGFRPEGFSMEWDAMEKEVKTYKSLATARKWLDEAFARAIAKAESCSDADLTTPLPEGPIMGGMPRMAVFGAIVDHTAHHRGALTVYARLNKIVPPMPYMDM from the coding sequence ATGTCTCTTGCACAACAAGCTGCCGGCGAACTCCGCGCCACGCAGGAATACTTCAACCGGTCCACCCGGAACCTCACCGAAGCCGAATCGGCCTTTACGCCCACGGAAGGAACCTTTACCGCGGCCGAGCAGGTGGCCCACGTCGCTCAGACCATCGACTGGTTCATGGAAGGCGGTTTCCGTCCTGAAGGCTTCAGCATGGAGTGGGATGCGATGGAAAAGGAAGTGAAGACGTACAAGTCGCTGGCGACGGCGCGGAAGTGGCTGGACGAGGCGTTCGCGCGCGCGATTGCGAAAGCCGAGTCGTGCTCCGATGCGGATTTGACGACGCCGCTGCCGGAGGGGCCGATCATGGGCGGAATGCCGCGGATGGCGGTATTCGGGGCGATTGTGGATCACACGGCGCATCATCGCGGCGCGCTCACCGTGTATGCGCGGTTGAACAAGATCGTGCCGCCAATGCCGTACATGGATATGTAA
- a CDS encoding circadian clock KaiB family protein, whose translation MEQAFLRLFIAGHTPRSIEAVDCLRQLSSRMPPGLIRTEIVNVLESPELAEADRVIATPTLIRIEPSPRIRVVGVVKSPDQLLSLISKGSFEFPVAPVKES comes from the coding sequence ATGGAGCAAGCCTTCCTTCGACTTTTCATCGCCGGGCACACGCCCCGCTCAATCGAGGCCGTCGATTGTTTGAGGCAGCTCAGTTCCCGGATGCCGCCCGGCTTGATCCGGACCGAGATCGTGAACGTCCTTGAGTCCCCGGAGTTGGCCGAGGCCGACCGGGTCATCGCGACACCGACGCTGATTCGCATCGAGCCGTCGCCGCGCATTCGCGTGGTCGGCGTGGTCAAGTCGCCGGATCAGTTGCTCAGCCTGATCTCGAAGGGCAGCTTCGAGTTTCCCGTGGCGCCGGTCAAGGAATCGTGA
- the kaiC gene encoding circadian clock protein KaiC: MLSTADLFPKLKTGIEGLDHIGEGGLPMGRTTLVAGTAGSAKTVLAAQFLVGGIMQSGESGVFVTFEESPEDIRTNMSNLGWPIARWEEEGKWAFVDASPQPQESIVVGAYDLGALIARIENAIHRVKAKRVSVDSVGAVFSRFPDAGAVRWELFRLSAALKELKVTSVMTSERTAEYGSISRHGIEEFVADNVVVLRNSMDEGKRRRTVEILKFRGARHQKGEYAFTVNPESGIVVIPLSAIQLKQRSSNVRIHSGNLDLDGMCGGGFFRDSIILVTGATGCGKTLTTTEFIRGGYERKERSLLFAFEESRDQLFRNADGWGVDCDKMVAEGMLRVECVYPEACGLEDHLIEIKRAIDEFRPDRVAIDSLSALERVSNLKGFREFVVSLTSFIKAKEVAGLFTATTQTLMGGGSATEAHISSITDSIILLRYVEMFGEMRRGITVLKMRGSMHDKNIREFTIDGHGMHIGKPFRTVTGIISGFPHQILTREQSRLGLLFQGEEEGS; this comes from the coding sequence ATGCTCTCAACCGCTGATCTCTTTCCCAAGCTGAAGACCGGCATCGAAGGTCTGGACCACATCGGCGAGGGCGGCCTGCCCATGGGCCGCACCACACTGGTGGCCGGAACCGCCGGAAGCGCCAAAACGGTCCTCGCGGCGCAGTTTCTTGTCGGCGGCATCATGCAATCAGGCGAGTCCGGCGTATTCGTAACCTTCGAGGAATCTCCAGAAGACATCCGCACCAATATGAGCAACCTCGGCTGGCCGATTGCGCGTTGGGAGGAGGAAGGGAAGTGGGCCTTCGTCGACGCTTCGCCGCAGCCGCAGGAATCCATCGTCGTCGGCGCCTACGACCTCGGCGCGCTCATCGCGCGAATCGAGAACGCAATCCACCGCGTCAAGGCAAAGCGCGTTTCGGTCGACTCGGTCGGCGCCGTCTTCTCCCGCTTTCCCGACGCCGGCGCCGTCCGTTGGGAACTCTTCCGCCTCTCGGCCGCGCTCAAGGAGTTGAAGGTAACCTCCGTGATGACCTCCGAGCGGACCGCCGAGTACGGCTCCATCAGCCGCCATGGCATTGAGGAGTTCGTCGCCGACAACGTCGTCGTTCTGCGTAATTCCATGGACGAGGGTAAGCGCCGCCGCACCGTCGAAATCCTCAAGTTCCGCGGAGCCCGCCATCAGAAGGGCGAGTACGCCTTTACCGTCAATCCCGAGTCCGGCATTGTGGTGATACCGCTCTCAGCGATTCAGTTGAAGCAGCGTTCCTCCAACGTCCGCATCCACTCCGGCAACCTGGACCTCGACGGCATGTGCGGAGGGGGCTTCTTCCGCGACTCGATCATCCTCGTAACCGGCGCCACCGGTTGCGGCAAGACGCTGACCACCACCGAGTTCATCCGCGGCGGGTACGAACGGAAGGAGCGTTCCCTGCTGTTCGCCTTCGAGGAAAGCCGCGACCAGTTGTTTCGCAACGCCGACGGATGGGGCGTCGATTGCGACAAGATGGTGGCCGAAGGCATGCTCCGCGTCGAGTGCGTTTACCCGGAAGCCTGCGGCCTTGAGGATCACCTTATCGAGATCAAGCGCGCCATTGATGAGTTCCGGCCGGATCGCGTCGCCATCGACAGCCTCTCCGCTCTGGAGCGAGTGTCGAATCTCAAGGGGTTCCGCGAGTTTGTCGTCAGTCTCACCTCGTTCATCAAGGCCAAGGAGGTGGCCGGCCTGTTCACCGCCACCACGCAAACCCTCATGGGCGGCGGTTCCGCCACCGAAGCTCATATCTCCTCGATTACCGACTCCATCATCCTGCTTCGCTACGTGGAGATGTTCGGAGAAATGCGCCGCGGCATCACGGTTCTCAAAATGCGCGGCTCGATGCACGACAAGAACATCCGCGAGTTCACCATTGATGGCCACGGCATGCACATCGGAAAACCGTTCCGCACCGTAACCGGCATCATCTCCGGTTTCCCGCATCAGATCCTCACCCGCGAACAGTCGCGTCTCGGCTTGCTCTTTCAAGGCGAGGAAGAAGGCTCGTGA